Genomic DNA from Paucilactobacillus hokkaidonensis JCM 18461:
TTTACTAAATTCCTCACCGGCCGCTTCCACTAAGGGTTGCAAAGATGTTGAACCAACTGCGGTGATTGATTCGCCTTGCTTATTCTGATCACGATTAATATATGCATAGCTAATTAAAACTATCAGAACTGTAGCTAAGACTAGACTCCACTTTTTCTTCATGGCTTTTTCTCCCTTGAACGCTCATGCTCGTCAAACTTCTAATCATGGTTTTAGCTTAACAGGCTAACGTAAAGACAGGATTGCGAGAATGTAAATGTTATGTAAATTATTAGGTTCCTGTGACTAACACAGTTAATTATTAATTGAGCTCGGTAGTTAACCAATTTTTTTCACACCTCAATCTTAAGTTCGCAACCGTAGAAGCTTGCATGTAACAATAAATACCACTTATGAATGGTCTACCATGTAACATATCCCACTATTTTTATAGATTAAACGTGTTTGCAACCGCAGATGACTACATGTAACAAAATAATGACCTTTACATGGATAGTTCACCATGTAAAGGTCATTATTACGTTACACTCCGTCATCTAAACGCGATTGCTCACACTCGTACCTTTAAATTTAATTTTAATAGTCGTACCAAATCCAAGTTTGCTATCCACTGCAATTTTTCCATCTAACTGGGCCACTTGTTCGGCAACAATTGCCAAGCCTAAGCCCGTACCAAGCTGCATATTATCATTTGGTACACGGTAAAACCGTTCGAAGATTCTTTCCTGTTGTTCGGCTGGAATGCCAATTCCAGTATCGCTAACACACAGTTCCCAAGTGTCATCATTATTTTTTGCGGTTACTATTACGTGCCCACCCTGCCGATTATACTTAATCGCATTAGCTATCAAATTATACAATACAGACGTCAACCTAGTTGAATCGCTGGTAATTATAAAATTAGTTGATATCTTATTTTGCAGTTCAACTTGATTCAATTGAGCTAACGAACCCAAATTATCGAGCTGTTTCCCAACCAATTTTGTTAAATTAATTGATGTTAACTGTAATTCACTTGGTTGCCCATTTCTTAAGCGCGACAACGACAAAATATCGTCAATTAATTTCACTAACTTATCGGATTCCTGTTTAATAATAGTTAGAAACTGCTGCTGTGTTGCTGGATCAGAATTTTGTTCTAATAACGTTTCACTAAAGCCAGCAATCGCCGTAATCGGCGTCTTCAATTCATGACTGGCGTTAGCAACAAAGTCTGCCTGCATTTTGGACATCGCAACTAAATCACTAACATCCGTCATCAATACAATTACTTGAAAATGCTGTGGCCTAATTTCACTATATAACACTTGAACACGGATATTTTTTCGTATCTGACCACGATCAAAATTAATCATTTTTTGTTGACTCTGCTGTTGCTGAATTACCTGATTAATCATCGCCAATAATTCTGGTTGTGTAATTTCTTCTAAATATGAATGTGGTAATTCACGAATGTCACGATGCAGCAATTCTTGTACCGCAGTATTAGCAATTTGAAGTTGACCAAATCGATCAATCACAAGCACACCGACTGGTAAATTTTTAATCAAGGTTTCTAATTCATTTTCCTGTCGCATCGTTTGGTGTGATTGATGCCTGATTTGTGACTGCAATCTATTAACTTCTTGAACCAATTCATGCAAGGGGTCATGGGATGGAACTAACAAATGAGTTTCATCCTGATCGTCTGTAATTTGGCGAACCTTTTGTGTCACCAACTTGAGATGTCGTGAAAATTGCCACACGATAACGCTAAAAATAACTGTGGCAATTACCGATAGTCCCAACATCCCTAAGACTGTGATCCAAAATGACATAGGTAATATGACACCAAATAGTTCAAAGACGATCAGACTAATTATAAAAAAAGTTGTAATCTGCCTTTTCATTTAGACTCCAATCCAAACTGATAACCAAATCCACGCACAGTCTTGATCCATTTTTGTTCCGGGGCGTATTCTCGTAGCTTATCGCGCAAATGACTTACTTGAATATCCACCATCCGGCTGTCCAACTCATAGTCAACTTGCCAAACATGCTGTAATAGCTGTTGTCGACTCAACACATGGGTCCTATTTTCTACAAAATAAACCAGTAATTCAAATTCCTTTGGCGTTAAATTTATTTCGTGATCATGAATTTGTACAAGATGCCGGTCTAAATCAAGTGTCAGTGAATCAATCTTCAGCACATTTTGCCCCACAGTCTGCGGCTTACTATTACGCCGCAAGACGGCATTGACCCGGGCAACCACCTCACGGGGACTAAACGGTTTGCTGATATAGTCATCTGCTCCCAATTCAAGGCCGATAATCCGATCAACTTCCTGTGACTTTGCAGTAATGATAATTACAGGCACACTACTTTTGATTTGCAATAACCGTTTCAGGACAGTTAATCCGTCCATCCCCGGCAGCATCAAATCTAACAAAATACAGTCAATTAAATTATTCTGCACCAATTCAAGTGCAGTCTCACCATCAGGCGCTGCCAGCGTTTCAAAACCGTGTTGCTGTAAGTTATATGTCAATAATGTACTAATTGCTGGTTCATCATCTACAACTAAAACTTTTTTCATCTGCTACTCCCACTATTTTGCGACAGCGTTAAATTTACATTGGATTCTTTTGGCTCAGCTTCCATTGTAAATATGCATTGATAAATGGATCTAAATTACCATCCATGACCGCATTCCCATCATGAGTTTCAAAGTTTGTCCTGTGATCTTTAACAAGCGTATAAGGGTGAAAAACATATGATCGGATTTGTGACCCCCAGCCAATCTCCATTTGTTCCCCTTGAATCTTAGCTCGTTTTTCTGCTTTGTGTTCTTCTTCAAGTTGATACAATTTTGATTTTAGCATATTCATAGCAGTTTGCCGATTTTGCAGCTGTGATCGTTGTGCCTGAGAAGAAACGACAATCCCAGTTGGTAAATGCGTAATTCGCACAGCTGAAGATGTCTTATTGATGTGTTGTCCCCCAGCACCACTAGACCTAAACACATCAACTCGTAAATCATCAGTATTTATATCTACATCTGTATTGTCATCCAATTCTGGCATGACATCAACTGAAGCAAACGAAGTATGTCGCCTCCCAGCAGCATCAAATGGTGAAATTCGGACAAGTCGATGGACCCCCTTTTCAGATCTCAGATAACCATACGCATTATGCCCATTAACTAGCAATGTAACACTTTTAATTCCGGCTTCCTCACCAGCTTCATAATCAGCAGTTTCCACTTCAAAATTATGTTGCGCTGCCCAACGAGTGTACATCCGCAACAACATTTCGCCCCAGTCCTGAGATTCTGTCCCACCAGCCCCAGGATGAATTTCAATAATCGCATTATTTTGATCGTACGGCTCGTCCAGCAATTGTTCCAGCCGATATTTTTCTAACAAACTAGTCATTGTCGCTAAATCATTTTCGAACTCAATCTGCATTTCTGAATCTGCCTCTTCTTGTAATAAGCTCAGCGTAACCTGCAGATTTTCAATACCGTCCTGTAAGTGCAAAAAATTATCCCGTTTTTCCTTTAATCCATTTGTTTCTTCTATTAGTTGTTGAGCTGCTTGACCATCATTCCAAAAATCCGGGTCACCCATTTTAGCCTCGTGCTCTGCAATTCGTTCATTGAGCATATCAAGGTCAAAGCGACCTCCCGAAGTTAGCAACCTCTCGTTGCATTTCTTCTATTGTTTTCTTAGCTTCGCTTAATTCCATCTTTTCCTCCACTGCTTTAACACCCCTACAAAAAAGAAGCACAGGGCAACAAATTTGTCCTAAGCTCCCTTAATTTAGCGGGTTACGTTTTGTCTAATTTCTGACTTCATGAATAATCTAGTCGTTTCATATTCAATATTAGCGACCATTTCTTCAAACATATGAAACCCAGCTGTTTGATATTCAACTAATGGATTTAATTGTCCATATCCACGCAATCCAACCGATTGTCTGAATTGATCCATTGCGTCAATATGATCAGTCCAATGTGCATCAACCACACGCAACAAGACAACTTTTTCAAACTCTAACATCTGTGATGGTTCATATAGTTGTTTTTGTTTATCAGTATAAACATCTTTGGCCAATCCCATCAACTTATCAAATATTTCATCGCTGGACAAGCCTTTCAAATCATTAACCGTAATTGAATCTGGATTTACTAACACCGTTCCAGCAAAATTAACAATTTCTTGCAATTCCCACTCAGATTCAGTTCCCAGCGTATGCATATCAATTGAACGTTTAATTGTCCGTTCAACCATTGGCATAATTACGTCTTTAAGTGAGGTTGTTGAAGTGATAACCTGTTGACGCTCTTTATAAATGATTTCACGTTGTTCACGCATCACATCATCATATTGCAACACGTTTTTACGAGAATCGTAGTTATTACCTTCAACTCGTTTTTGTGCCGATTCAACTTGACGAGACAACAAGCGACTCTTGATAACAGCATCCTCGTCATCCACGTTCATTCGACTCAAAAATGCTTTAATTCGATCACCACCAAAACGGCGCATCAAATCATCTTCCAGTGATAGGTAAAATTGTGAAATACCTGGATCACCTTGTCGACCGGCACGTCCTCGCAATTGGTTATCAATCCGGCGAGATTCATGTCGTTCAGTACCAACAACGGCCAGGCCCCCAACTTCCACAACACCGGGTCCTAATTTAATATCAGTTCCACGACCAGCCATATTGGTGGCAATCGTAACGGCACCTTTTTGGCCCGCATTTTTAACAATTTCAGCCTCACGTTCATGGTTTTTGGCATTCAAAACAACGTGTGGAATATTCTGCTTATCCAGTAAATTGGACAAATATTCTGAAGTTTCCACGGCAACCGTACCAACTAAAACTGGCTGACCATTTTCATGAAAGTCTTTGATCCTATTAACCACAGCGTTAAACTTACTCTTCAAAGTTGGATACAATAAATCAGGTTCATCCACTCGCGCAATTGGACGATTAGTTGGGATCGTAATCGTCTCCATATTATAAATTTCACGAAATTCTTCTTGTTCCGTCTTAGCAGTACCAGTCATACCTGATAATTTGGTATACATCCGGAACAAGTTTTGATACGTGATGTTAGCCATGGTTTTGTTTTCTTCTTGAATTTCAACGTGTTCTTTGGCTTCAATGGCCTGGTGAAGTCCGTCAGAAAAACGACGTCCTTCCATAATTCGACCAGTAAATGAATCCACAATCATAACTTCGCCATCTTGGACCACGTAGTCTTTATCAGTTAACATGATGTAATTAGCACGTAATGCCTGATCCAAGTGGTGGGTCAATGCGGTATTTTCTGTATCGTATAGGTTAGCCAGATTAAAATACTTCTCTGCTTTTTCAATTCCTGGATTGGTTAACGAAACAGTTTTTGACTCTAGGTCAATCTTGTAGTCGTCTTCTTCAGTAAGTGTTTTAACAAACCGATCTGTTCGCTCGTATAACTTAGTAGTTCCGGTTCCGGGCCCCGAAATAATCAATGGTGTTCGCGCTTCATCAATTAAAATTGAATCAACTTCATCAATAATCGCAAAATTTAATGTTCGTTGGACTTGATCTTCTTTGTAAACAGCCATGTTATCCCGTAAATAATCAAATCCAATTTCACTATTAGTTGAATACGTAATATCAGCGGCATATGCGGCACGCTTTTCTTCAGGGGATTTTTCAGCGCCATTAATTCCAACGCTACAGCCCAACCAATTATAAAGTTCTCCCATTTCAGTTGCATCACGAGCAGACAGGTATTCATTAACCGTAATAACGTGGGCACCTTTGCCACTAATTGCATTCAAATAAATTGGCATTGTGGCCGTCAACGTTTTTCCTTCACCAGTACGCATTTCAGCAATGTTACCTTCATGTAGCACAATCCCACCCATAATTTGAACATGGAATGGATATAAACCCAAAACCCGTTTGGCACCCTCGCGAGCAACAGCGAACGCCTCAGGCAATAGGTCGTCTAACGTTTCACCTTCTTGATAACGTTTCCTGAATTCTGGTGTTTTAGCTTGTAATTGTTCATCAGAACTTGCAGCAGCCTCCTTTGCATGAGACTCAACTTTATCTGCTAATTTATCGAGGCGCCGTAATTCATTTCGATCGCTTTCAATCCATTTTCTTAATACGTTTGCCATCTAAAAATCCCTTCTACACTTTCATTCTCAATTTTTAAGTGGCCCAATCTATAAAGGGCCCGTAATTATAATTTTTCAATATCAATAGACATTTTAACATTATTTCCACCTAATGGAAACTAACTTGCTGAAAGTAGCTAAGGTATGGGTATAAAAGGATAAAATAGCGGTTGCTGCTTACTAACGTATGAGACTATGTGCCTAACCTTAATACTTACCTACTTTGTATCTTTACTGTCTAAAACGTGTAAACAGCCACTACTTCCTAACGTATAAGACATAAATATAGTGGGCGCTTTCGTTTTGTGAAAGCACCCACTATATTTATGTCTTATACCACGGAAGTAACCCGTGGCTGTTTACACTCTCTTTTGTTTAACTAGCCTCAATCAAACCATAACGGCCGTCATTTCGGCGGTACACGATGCTGGTACCATTGGTTTCAGCATCTTCAAATATAAAGAAGTCATGCCCCAGCATATCCATTTGCAGAATTGCCTCTTCGTTATCCATTGGTTTCAAAGATACTTGCTTTGTTCGTACCACGTCTAACTCGACATTTTCTTCTGCTGGTTCCACAGCATCAGCTGGCACAAACTCTAACTTCTTGTATCCTTTTTCCCGTGATTTCCGGTTAACCTTAGTTTTGTACTTGCGAATTTGGCGTTCCAGTTTATCTGTTACCAAATCAACACTACCGTACATATCTTGTGAGGTTTCTTCAGCTCGTAAGGTCAAATAAGGAAGTGGAATGGTTACTTCCACCTTGTAACTCTTATTTGAATACACCTTTAAGTTAACATGAACAGTTGCATCGAGATTATTCTCGAAGTACTTCTCCAGTTTACTGATCCGTTTAGTCACATAATCCCGAATAGCATCTGTTACCTCGATATTTTCACCACGAATATTGAATTTAAGCATTGAACTTCTCTCCCTTCAGTACAAGTTAAGACTTGTTCTGATATCAGAAGGACCACTCTTCTCATATCCTTAAGTTCATTATAATTGAGTTCTGTCCGATAAACAATTGAAATGGTAAACGATTTCAAAATTATCTTGCTAAAGTTATACTTTTTAATTTTTCAGGTGAACATTGTCTGACTAAATTCGCAGCATGATAGAGGGTCCTCCCCGTAGTATACACATCATCAACTAAGACAATATTTTTATGTTTAATCTCTTCTTTTGCATGGAGTGCTAATTTAAATGGCTGCTTTGTCAATAGTCTTTCCTGGCGCTTTTTGTGTGACTGCAATATATGCCGATTCTGATTTACAGTTTGAAGCAATGGATTAACTGTTATGTCGCCTAGCATACCACTCACCTGATTAAATCCACGTGTCTCCCAAGTATACTCATTAACTGGAATTGGAATAACTAAATCAGGTTGCATTTGCTTAATTAAATCTACTAAAGGGCTTGTAAATACTCGACGTAACCGAAAATCACCACTAAATTTATACTGTTGCATAAATTGCTTGGTGGCATCATTATATGCAATTAAACTTCGGTTATGTAGTAAATAGTCGTTTTTAATTTGCCACATTTTACAATCGGCACATAAGTCTTCCGATAGTTGCTGCTTTCCGCATCCTGAACAGATAGGATATTTTAGATAATCAAATTGTGCAGCACAATCATCACAAATTGGCTTTTCAATGATCGGTCCAAAATTCAATATCTGCGCCAAGGTTAGTTGCGTACTAATAACTCTATTACACATTAAGCATTGCATTGTACCAGCCGATGCCCCTTTTTATTTACAAATTTTATCTGTTTAATCGCTAATCGTATACTGGTCGCATATGCGCCAATCCAAAATATAACATCCCCCGTTGGCCGCGAAATTGAACGACCTGCTCGACCTGAAATTTGTACCAATGCCGCACTTGAAAAAACTGCGTCATCAGCCCCCAATACTAAAACATCAATTTCAGGAAATGTGACGCCTCGTTCTAAAATAGAAGTTGTCACTAAAAACAATACTTTATGATCGCGCATCAGTTGTACTTTTTCCAGCCGCTGTTCATCGGCAGCATGCACCGTCACACACTTTTGTCCCGGAAAACGTTTATTCAAGCTTGCTTTAATCAATCCTAAATCAGCAACGTGCGGGGCAAATAATAAAAAAGGTTGCTGCTTTTCAATTCGTAATTTGATTGCTAGGACTAACGAATTAGGTAATTTTTTTTGTTTTAATTGTTGTCGCCACGCTGGAGTTAACTTAATTTTAATCTCAGGTAATAAGTGCCCATGATATCGCAATGGCAAATAACTGATTCCTAACTGTTTTTGTCGCACTTGTTGTAACAATTTAGGACCAGGAGTAGCTGTCAAATACAAACAGCCACCAGTTGGCTTAACTGCCTGCTTAGTGGCAAAATACAATTGCTGATTTTCAGCATATGGGAAAGCATCGACTTCATCAATAATCAAATTATCAAATGCATGGTAGAAACGCAGTAACTGGTGCGTCGTACAAATCGTTAACTGCCGATATTGGTATGGTTTTGTTTCTCGACCGTGTAATAAGCAAATATCAATTGTAGCAAACGCTTGTTGCAAACGCGGATATAGCTCCAGGCAAACGTCCACTCGCGGAGAAGCAAGGGCAATTCGTTCTCCGCGCTGTATTGCCTGACTGATTGCTTCAAATAACATCTCTGTTTTACCAGCACCAGTGACCGCCCATAACAGATGTCGTTCATGTTTTTGTAAGCAACGACAGACCTCCAACGAACACTTTTGCTGTAACTCAGACAACTGTCCATTCCAACTTAATGGATGCTTATTTGCTTTAAATAAATTAGGCTCTGGTAAATAATAAAATTTAGATAACGTGGATACCCTGCCCATCGTGATACATTGTGGGCAAAAATATTGTTCTTTTGGTAATGCTACTTCGCTTAATGAACTGTTATAATTACAACGAGTGCACCTAACATAAGTATTCGTAACTTCCATTGCTGCTGAAATTTGCACGTGTTTTGGCAGTTCAAATTCGTCTGTTAGTTCTTGGTCTAGTAGTCTCCGTCCATAGAAAAATTCAGCATCCATTGTTTATGTCCCCCTTACATAATTTAAATACGAAAAGAAAAGCCAATATCATTAATTCTTTAGGAGAATCGCATGCCTTACTTAACAATTGCACGAAATTTTGCACATGAACAGACAATCAAAAAATCACGGTTTATTTGCTCCCTAGCACGCATTAGTAACGAAAATGAAGCACAGTCTTTTATCGCTACGATTACCAAACAGGAACATAAGGCCAATCATCATTGCTTTGCCTATCAGCTAGGACCTAATGATGAA
This window encodes:
- a CDS encoding sensor histidine kinase; the protein is MKRQITTFFIISLIVFELFGVILPMSFWITVLGMLGLSVIATVIFSVIVWQFSRHLKLVTQKVRQITDDQDETHLLVPSHDPLHELVQEVNRLQSQIRHQSHQTMRQENELETLIKNLPVGVLVIDRFGQLQIANTAVQELLHRDIRELPHSYLEEITQPELLAMINQVIQQQQSQQKMINFDRGQIRKNIRVQVLYSEIRPQHFQVIVLMTDVSDLVAMSKMQADFVANASHELKTPITAIAGFSETLLEQNSDPATQQQFLTIIKQESDKLVKLIDDILSLSRLRNGQPSELQLTSINLTKLVGKQLDNLGSLAQLNQVELQNKISTNFIITSDSTRLTSVLYNLIANAIKYNRQGGHVIVTAKNNDDTWELCVSDTGIGIPAEQQERIFERFYRVPNDNMQLGTGLGLAIVAEQVAQLDGKIAVDSKLGFGTTIKIKFKGTSVSNRV
- a CDS encoding response regulator transcription factor encodes the protein MKKVLVVDDEPAISTLLTYNLQQHGFETLAAPDGETALELVQNNLIDCILLDLMLPGMDGLTVLKRLLQIKSSVPVIIITAKSQEVDRIIGLELGADDYISKPFSPREVVARVNAVLRRNSKPQTVGQNVLKIDSLTLDLDRHLVQIHDHEINLTPKEFELLVYFVENRTHVLSRQQLLQHVWQVDYELDSRMVDIQVSHLRDKLREYAPEQKWIKTVRGFGYQFGLESK
- the prfB gene encoding peptide chain release factor 2 (programmed frameshift), yielding MELSEAKKTIEEMQREVANFGRSLDLDMLNERIAEHEAKMGDPDFWNDGQAAQQLIEETNGLKEKRDNFLHLQDGIENLQVTLSLLQEEADSEMQIEFENDLATMTSLLEKYRLEQLLDEPYDQNNAIIEIHPGAGGTESQDWGEMLLRMYTRWAAQHNFEVETADYEAGEEAGIKSVTLLVNGHNAYGYLRSEKGVHRLVRISPFDAAGRRHTSFASVDVMPELDDNTDVDINTDDLRVDVFRSSGAGGQHINKTSSAVRITHLPTGIVVSSQAQRSQLQNRQTAMNMLKSKLYQLEEEHKAEKRAKIQGEQMEIGWGSQIRSYVFHPYTLVKDHRTNFETHDGNAVMDGNLDPFINAYLQWKLSQKNPM
- the secA gene encoding preprotein translocase subunit SecA, which encodes MANVLRKWIESDRNELRRLDKLADKVESHAKEAAASSDEQLQAKTPEFRKRYQEGETLDDLLPEAFAVAREGAKRVLGLYPFHVQIMGGIVLHEGNIAEMRTGEGKTLTATMPIYLNAISGKGAHVITVNEYLSARDATEMGELYNWLGCSVGINGAEKSPEEKRAAYAADITYSTNSEIGFDYLRDNMAVYKEDQVQRTLNFAIIDEVDSILIDEARTPLIISGPGTGTTKLYERTDRFVKTLTEEDDYKIDLESKTVSLTNPGIEKAEKYFNLANLYDTENTALTHHLDQALRANYIMLTDKDYVVQDGEVMIVDSFTGRIMEGRRFSDGLHQAIEAKEHVEIQEENKTMANITYQNLFRMYTKLSGMTGTAKTEQEEFREIYNMETITIPTNRPIARVDEPDLLYPTLKSKFNAVVNRIKDFHENGQPVLVGTVAVETSEYLSNLLDKQNIPHVVLNAKNHEREAEIVKNAGQKGAVTIATNMAGRGTDIKLGPGVVEVGGLAVVGTERHESRRIDNQLRGRAGRQGDPGISQFYLSLEDDLMRRFGGDRIKAFLSRMNVDDEDAVIKSRLLSRQVESAQKRVEGNNYDSRKNVLQYDDVMREQREIIYKERQQVITSTTSLKDVIMPMVERTIKRSIDMHTLGTESEWELQEIVNFAGTVLVNPDSITVNDLKGLSSDEIFDKLMGLAKDVYTDKQKQLYEPSQMLEFEKVVLLRVVDAHWTDHIDAMDQFRQSVGLRGYGQLNPLVEYQTAGFHMFEEMVANIEYETTRLFMKSEIRQNVTR
- the hpf gene encoding ribosome hibernation-promoting factor, HPF/YfiA family, with product MLKFNIRGENIEVTDAIRDYVTKRISKLEKYFENNLDATVHVNLKVYSNKSYKVEVTIPLPYLTLRAEETSQDMYGSVDLVTDKLERQIRKYKTKVNRKSREKGYKKLEFVPADAVEPAEENVELDVVRTKQVSLKPMDNEEAILQMDMLGHDFFIFEDAETNGTSIVYRRNDGRYGLIEAS
- a CDS encoding ComF family protein, which encodes MWQIKNDYLLHNRSLIAYNDATKQFMQQYKFSGDFRLRRVFTSPLVDLIKQMQPDLVIPIPVNEYTWETRGFNQVSGMLGDITVNPLLQTVNQNRHILQSHKKRQERLLTKQPFKLALHAKEEIKHKNIVLVDDVYTTGRTLYHAANLVRQCSPEKLKSITLAR
- a CDS encoding DEAD/DEAH box helicase: MDAEFFYGRRLLDQELTDEFELPKHVQISAAMEVTNTYVRCTRCNYNSSLSEVALPKEQYFCPQCITMGRVSTLSKFYYLPEPNLFKANKHPLSWNGQLSELQQKCSLEVCRCLQKHERHLLWAVTGAGKTEMLFEAISQAIQRGERIALASPRVDVCLELYPRLQQAFATIDICLLHGRETKPYQYRQLTICTTHQLLRFYHAFDNLIIDEVDAFPYAENQQLYFATKQAVKPTGGCLYLTATPGPKLLQQVRQKQLGISYLPLRYHGHLLPEIKIKLTPAWRQQLKQKKLPNSLVLAIKLRIEKQQPFLLFAPHVADLGLIKASLNKRFPGQKCVTVHAADEQRLEKVQLMRDHKVLFLVTTSILERGVTFPEIDVLVLGADDAVFSSAALVQISGRAGRSISRPTGDVIFWIGAYATSIRLAIKQIKFVNKKGHRLVQCNA